The segment TCCATTCATTTCACTTGTGATCTATGTAGGATTTTAACCCATGACTTCACTTATGAAAGTACCCTAAGCTCTGCCATTGACACAATCTGATAATCTTATTTTGTTTCAGTCTCACCAATGTCCATCATCAACCGCCGTTGTACACAAAACCTACAAGCCCCATACCCCACGACATATCCCAAATCTCATACCTGTTTTAGTGCATTCCTTCCTCTCAAAATCACCATTTCCTGGTCAATGCTCTCGATTTCCTCCAGGCTCGTAGTGATCCACTTCTGGATTTGCAACAGGTAGAATTCCCGTATCTGTTCCTCCTCCACCTGGCCACTCTCCACAAAAGCTTTCATTGAGGCCAACCTATTCTCCACCTCCTTCTTCTGCTTATATCTGCCTCAGGGAGGGAAAGATAGGAccatttaaagaacctctttcAAACAACTTTTTATCAGATGGTACTCTGACACAGCTGACTGTAGAGCAAAGAGGGTTCAGGAGGTTGTCTTAGGGTGGATCACATTTTATTAGAGAAATTACCTTTTGGAACAAGTACCCCTGAAGTTCAGAATTAGAATACATCCCAACAGAACTACAGCAGCGACTTACAGGGAAAAGTATATTAGTAAAGTAATATATTTCAATACAAGTCAGCACCTTACGACCAGCCCAGTCTCTGGAGACCATTGGCAAAGAGCCCCACAAACTACAGTTGGAGAACCCTGACATGGAGTACAAGAACATTCTTCTCAGGCTAATCAGCATCCAGAAGGTGGATTTATTTTCTTGACTAAAGGCCTTCCCTTTCCCTTGTAAGGTACTGAGAATATATAAACAGTCACATGCATATAGCTCAATACAAGAGGGAAATCTGCTACagtctccctttcccctccccttcacttTGTCTGGGTTTTGATCCTTCTTTGATGCATCAGCTCAagtttagattataagctctttggagcaagcaTGGGATCTTCACCTGTCTTTGTGAGGTGCCTTATGCAATTTTgggaactgaaaaaaatatactaAAGGGGAGTTTTTGATGGCTAATTACTGCAGTGTGGGTAAGAACAGACTTGGCTGCAGGTATCTCCACTTTGCTGTTGAATAAGATATGTTTCAAACAAGAGGCTGGCTGAGATCCCAAGAAGCCTGCTGGCCATTAACAAAAACCAGAGATACAATTTTAAAGTGGTTCTGGTGCCATCTTCAGGAAATTAGCTCTTTAAAGAGAAAAGTCATGCTGACAGGATGTGTGAATAACTGCAAGTAAGGGAGTACATAACACCCAGGAGCTTCTGCGACAATTGCCACCATGGGTACCTGGTggaaaaaacaaatagaaaaaaccACCCACAGTGCATAAAATATTCCAGTAAGGGTCATTTGGTTTTTCTCAAGTAAATTTTATTATGGTAGAAGCTGGGCTAAAGCGACCTATGCATAGAATAGATAGTGCATTGGCAGAGGCAATGAGTTTCCCCCACACAACACAACCAATACTCCTAATGGAGGGATCACCTGAAGGAAAGGGGCACTCAAACTTCATGACCTAAAATCTTTAATGCCCCTGCTGAGACCACCAACATGAGAGCTAATCAGACCCTTCTTAAGAAATAAAGATGTCAGAGGGGATCCTATAGGATGCAGTAATTCCTAGCTAGACAGAGATCTGGGCTTCAAAGTCTAAATCCTTGAGTTCAAAGTGCAAAAGGACACCTGAACTAGAAAACAGGGAGCTGTTTTATTACTTTATGggattattatttaaatcagatatGCTTCTAAGGCTAGCCGCTTATGCCCAGTTTCAGTGATTAACAAACTCAGCTAGGGAATCCTTTCTGGGGTCATCAGAATAAAACATTAAGAACGAAGAAGAGGGAAACTAAGGGGGTTGGAAGGGCAGATCATTCAGGAGAATCTCTTACAAAATTCAATACTGAGGGGCTGGAGAAGCATAATGCTAAGCAACAGAAGGACCAGACCTCCAGCTTCCCTCCTGGAGCATTACAGGAGACGTGACCCCACCCTAGCCGACCTTAATACTTTGAAGTAGGGCAGTCCTCTTCAAATAAGTTACTCCAAGGACACCACATGTTTTATTACTACTCCCAAGACACTAGAATTCTACCACATTCCTACCAGTTACTGTTGAGGGCCTCCATGCACTTGGGGTGATGAAGGgcgagggggaagaggtggtagGAACACGCAGGCCAGACATGTATTGGTGAATCCACACAAGAAAATCTGTCCCAGTTTGTGTGAACTATTCTTGTCTTTATCCAAGTAAACGTGTTCCTCACTGCTGACATCAAGCCAATGCAAATCCCCAACTTCCCAGATCAGAGAACAGACTGCAGCTTGCCCCTGAACAGAATCTACAGAGAAGGTGTCACCATTTTTCCCCAATATACATAGTGTTGCCAACTACCTTGATCTCATAGAAAGAGGTGACCTTATATGTACATTATACCTTATTATACAAGGTGAAAAGTAGGTATTGTTTAAATTGTTGTACTAAAGCTTATGCTGAAGAAGAGGTAGCAGTACTGAGGACTTTGATAAGTGTATGGTGTTTTTCCTATCACAGCAAAAAGGCTTTGGAGACCATTGGATCAGTGAAATGATACTATTTTACCATCCCAAATCCATTTCTCTTAGAATATGAACACTTGGGGCTGGGACCATGTGtttgtatttgtacaatgccCAACAGCACCCAACAGGGGCCTTTGGGCGCTACTCCAATACAATAACATTCTACCACCTAACATTCTTAGGTTGAAATAGAGgaggggtggccaaaccatggctcgtgagccacatgcagctcttttccAAACCCCCCACaaccattctccacctaccagaccggggggtggggtgagaagagcTTGGGATCTCTGCCTTGACATGGGATAGGAGCGTCTGCCCAGCGGGGATGgaggtcttggggcttcagccccacggggtgcacctgccggggctcagggcttcagcagaagCAGGAGCAAAAACCCAGGCTCTAGCAGGGGTgccccagctcttgaacttctgaagattgtcgtatgcagCTCAgcgggtcagtaagtttggccacccctgaaataGTGGCTTTGGTAATATTTCTCTTCCTCTCATTTACAACTTTAGGCTCCAATCTGGTAAATACTACATAAATAGCCCCTCTCTGTGCAAGATGGGGTCTCAGTTACCCGAGTGATTACAACTACTGAATAGAAGTTGTAATCAACATGCCTATTAATGAATGCTGTACTAAATCAAGGGCTCTCCTGCCCAGGGAGAAATTAATAGTATTAAATGATACCTATGGTGAATACCTTGAAAACTAGAATGCATGTATTTAATAAATGGATGatgaaaaactgttttttcactttatttacaaTTCAAACTATTCTCTTTATCATTTTATACCCATTTCTATAATATcatactgtatattttgtactgtGAAATATTCTACTTTTCCACCCCTTATTTTGTACCTGCAACTgctttaatcagaaaaaaaagacagacCTACCTTTCAATTTTTGCTTGTCTATTAGATGCCATGGCCACCAGACTGGCCTGTCTGCCAGATGGGCCAGCCCCCGAAAGACTCTCCGTAGACTCATTTTCATTAGGACTCTCTGGTGTTGGTGGAAGGTGGAACTTGCCAATCTGGTAGTTCTTGCAGAGTGTCAGGAAGTCCATGAAGTGGGCACGAGCAATCTGCACATGCTCCAGCCGCTTGCTGAGATTGACCTGTTTCAGGGTGAGGGCTCCCAACAAAGCAGGTAACAGCAGATACTTCAGGTCAGCAGATGCAATCTCCTCCAGGTCTTCATTTTGGCTGAAAGAGAAATAAGATCTTCCTGTACCTCTGCCCTATTGGGTTGATGCCTATGGCATGTATAGGAAGAGCTGTAATCTTCACATTTCTGCAATGGTGGGGAGGACCAAAAGGAAGGAATGGATGGAACACATTTCCTCAGAGGAAGACAGCTCCTGGAGTGCAAGCTCTGAAGCACAAGCTCTGAAGCCTAGACTAAACTAGGAAAAAAAGatgggtttttaaaatgtgttagctaataTTTTATATCACCATAGCTTTTATCTTAGCCTAGACGAGGCCCCAGATAGAGCTGTAATACTCACAACATACAATGCTCTTTAGCAATTGGTTTGGGTCTTTCTGCATCACCATATTCTATGGATTGTTATCCACTCCTAAAACAGCTGTAGACCGGCCCATTGATTAATAGGGGCCAGTTTTAATTCTCTAACTTGATCTCTTGTTAACAGGACCAGCAAGGAAATAGAACTTAGGTGATGGAACACTTCATGCCACTATAAAGCAATCCCTCTGACAGACCAAGCTGCAGAACTGATGGGCAATGAAAGCCAATGCCCCTCATCTGCAAGGTGTGGCTACATTACATGGTAGTTTCTCCACTGGGAGGGACTCTGAAAACTAAAATAGTATAAAACTAGTATGTAGCTTTTTGCTTCTCTATCAACAATgttgtccattttttaaaaatattgcactTCTTGAAGTCGAGCAAATATACACGTATTACAATTCTGCACAAAGCCTATCTGTTCTGACGCTCTTTGAAATGCTTCTTCACCTTCTGTAAAACGTAACCACCAAACTGTGCCACAGAGGTGGCGGCAGGGGGGGTCTTTCTCACCTACCACAAACACTATTTCTGGGATTTTCATTCATACCCGTTGCTTGGAAACTGTATTTACAGAAGCAGGATTCAGTGATCCAAACATTGGGAATCCCAGATCCTAACCAAAGCTCTGCTGTTAACTCTCCATAATCTTGCCTATATTAGCGATATTTTACAAACCCTTCCCTCTGCTGAAGACACCAGTTCAGGTTCCTAACCACAGCCGGATCCCCGGTGTAAGGGAGCTGCTGCCTACTGGGGACATTTTAAGATCTGGGAAGAGTCCGATGATGGGGAGCTTTAAATACCCGCGGCCTGTCTACACCTGCGCTCCCAGCACCGACAGCAGGCCCCGAGACCGACCGCCCGGCCAACCCAAGCCACGTGCAGCAGGCTCGTCCCCTGAGTGCGCGGACCGAGATGGCCCGATTAGTTGGTCCGGCCCGCAGAGCCCGGGGCCGGGCGCCCGGGGAAaggggggcggggccggcagAGCCCGGGGAAaggggggcggggccggcagAGCCCGGGGAAaggggggcggggccggcagagcccgggggagggggcgcggcCAAAAGCCTCCGCCCCCCCAGAGGAGCAGCTCGGCCGCGCACCTGAACAGGTCGAGCTGCGCTACGCCGCGGGCTGCCTGCTGCAGGAGGTCGAGCCCCCGCCGGACCTTGTCCTGGAGCGCCGGGGCCCCCGAGGAGGGCTCGGTACTGGCCTCCACCTCGTCCAGGAGCTGCCAGCCTGACTCCAGCAGTTCGGAGAGCCGCGGCGGCGTCTCTGCTGTCCCCGCCGCCATCTTGGGAAGGGACGCGGTGCCTACGCGCAACTACTTCCGGGCCCGGGAGCGGCACAGCAGCGCCCGGCCGCCATATTAGTAGAGGCAACCCTCAAGTTTAGCGCCCGTTGATTACCAACGCCATCTTGGTTGACGAAAGAAGCGTGTTGCGCGGAGgcggcggggcctggggcagaccCGGGAGAGTCTCCTCTTGGACAGGGAGCTCGGGGCACCCCCCGTTGATGTTCCTGGGCTGTTCCTGCCTGTGGCACCAACAGCGGCCTGGCACTGCGCAGAGGCCGAACGGCGCGCgctgagcctgggctccaggtGTTGCCGGCGGGGGTGCCtcgggcccagccctgcagacaGCGTGACTTACACCCAGCgtggcaggacgcctgggttccctggCCAGCTGTGCCTGGGCTGGGGTGTGCCACAGACATGTCGATTCTCCTGGCCGACGCTGTGCCTCAGTCTTggtatctgtaaaatgaggacaatgcTCACCCGTCTTGGTATGTGCGTGAACTCGTTAATGGCTGGTGCACTTGGAGGCCTGGGCACCGCGTGCTCTAGAGGCAGGTACAGGATTGTCTGTAAAAGTGAAATTGGTTCTGAGCCAGCTGCGTCAGCACACGCTGACATCTGACTTACCCAGACCTGTCACTAACACCTCTCCATGGACTGCAACAAATATCTAAAACAACCCTGTCAATTCATAGGAAACGTGTGTCAGCCGTGATCAACTCCACTAGAATGTATTATTGTTAATTGTATAGTGGTCGAGCAAACGCTGCCTGACTCTATGGTCCTACGAAGCCTCCAGGAAAAAGTGTACTTTACCTTACCTTACCTATAAATTCCTTATAGGAACAGcaacaaaaagactgtccttcCTTAATTTAGCTTTTATTAAAACTCCATGACCATCTTCACACTAGAAAAATCTGACATGCTAAAGACTTTGGATCACTACCATGCCTGTAACACATCTCATATTGACACATGACATCGTTTTCCACAATCCACAGATTATCTTTAGAAAAGAAATTTTCAATAAAATGAGGTTAGTCAAAAACACCCTAAAgctaaaagtgaaataaaatccTTAGAGGTAGCTGGGATGCTATTAAGAAAAAACAATAATGGAGTCTCAGAAGTTAGGTATACTGCTGGATAAAAAAGGAACTAGGAAGCATGGAGGAAACCAGTATAGCTAAAAGGCCAATGTTTGAGAGGCTATTTGAGCCAAACAAAAATCCTTCAGAATCTGTAAGTCAGTCCCTCATGAGGCCAAGAAACAGGAGCATAAATTACTGCAGGCAATAAGCAGTAGAGAAGTTAGAAAGGTAAAAATGGAGtttgaagagcaaatagctaAAGAATctcatttgttttaaaaccttgtatcagaatcaggaagcctgaggctatgtctacactacaatcttaaATCGACCTATGTTAGGTCGATTTATAGCCACAGcattaattactgcggtggctgatgTCCACGCTACCCTCTTTCTGTCAGTGGaacacatcctcaccaggagtgcttccatcgactgaagaggggcagtgtgggaaaCAGACCCAGAActctcagctctgcacagctccccaccgggagcccagctgctccctggggctTCTCATCTCCATGTTCCTGTCTGGGAGCAGTGGTGCAGGACTTCTTGCCTTCCCACTCCCAGCCATGAAATttacaagaatgacagccaacagccaataTAAGAAACGCAATGTCTACGCAGACACTGTCACCTTAATTACAtcaacataagccctatgcctctcatcgaggtggttttattatgttggttatttatttattatgttagCAAGGGAGTTACATAGGCaggaggagcatttcagtgtgtacacctccactatTTTGActgacttttgtcgacaaaattatgtaatgtagacaaggcctgagaaagAATTGGTGGGACCACTGGACTATTAAAGAGGACTATTAAAGAAGGTAAGGACACTGCTGAGAAGCTAAATGGTTTCTGTGCATTAGTCAGTGTCAGTCCAGGGTAAACTACAAATGTATATATGGAAACTCCAGGAGTAGCCACTTAGGTTTCAGGACCCTTGCCCTCACTTGTCTCTGGGTGGAGACCCTTGTTCCACTCCCTTCTGAGTGGGAGGTTTTAAGGTTACACAGccccctgccttacactgtgatgtTCCCTGCAAGTCAGTCTGCCTAATGGCCAGCACCTGGGCTGTGCTTTTTTCTTCAAGGACAATGACCAGTATATTGCCACCAGTTACAAGTGACCACACAGCTTTCTCAGCAGtacctttattcttaaggtaaaagcattacagaaaaaatgtataaaaacaatgaacaagtttaaacacacactaaacataccaggattcacccatcagtcttatgggtagagccctgtgcggatacCAAATGTATATCCGCGGAtgcagatataaagcagatatatatatatctgcaGGGCTCTATCAGGAACACCAGCAGTGAAAGCAGCCACATCTCTGGCCACTGCTCGCAGGAGCCAGCGCCTCACGCGGGCAGCTCCTCTGGAATGGCTGTACCATCCTCACCTcctggggcaggcaccaggctcaGTCGCAGCTCTCCCTAGTCATGCTAGACAGGGAACATGCAAGTCGCTGAGCCTCGTGCCCACTCCATGGGCAAGGCTATAGGCGGTACAGCCACACCAGAGGAGCAGCCCGCACGGGGCGCTGGCTCCTGCAAGCAGTGCCTAGACGTGTGGCTGCTTTTGCCgttcctggtagagccctgcagctccttagGTATCTGCACCTGTAGATATAAATTTGGTATCCATGTAGGGCTCTACTTATGGTGCCAAAGCCTTTCCAAGCCTTCAGCAGGCATGGAGCTCCCTTAGACAAAaattttgctggatcagaaagaaaatTCTGTGTCAGTTTAAGTCAGCCTTTTTGTACCAAAAGCCCTCGCCCCCACTTTTTGTCTTCATATATTTaatacagtggtccccaaagatactgcatggggttgcaatTGTCTCCTTGAGTGGAGGCTATATGGTCTCAGAGAGGGTTATTGTGCTCTTGAAAAAAAGACTATGAAGTCAGGGTAATTTAGTGAATGCAGACAAACACTTTGTGCGTTGTCTTTctagcagtgatgagctgccaaaatcttaacaacgggttccctcctcaccccacgagggggtcgttgcccacccccgccccctgggactcctgccccatccaacccccctgcgttccttgacgccccccaggatccctgggccatccacccccctcccctgtcccctgactgcccccagaaccgggcaggagggtctcatgggccaccgtagtgggtgcccaccccacccctaagagccagaggcacctgctggggggtgagatggggagtcccggcggtgcttacctagggcagctcccaggaagcatccggcaggtccctctggctcctaggggcgggggagcgtagctgggggggagcaggtggagcggcCGCTCCctgcactgatcacatcaaaagtggcgccttaggcgccgactccctggtgctccggggctggagcacccacagggaaaattggtgggtgcagagcacccaccagcagctccccaccctgcacccggccccagctcacctccgctccgcctcctcccctgaatgcaccgccccactctgcttctccacctcccctcccccccggcttcccgcgaatcagctgtttggtgggaagctggggagggctgagaagcaggccacagcttcccgctcaggctgagggtggcggaggtgagctggggcggggagcggtttcactgcatgcccccccccgggttacctgctgtggtgcgggcggccctcctcgcgccccccaggcccgagctcacctccgcctccctgggcctgagcaggaagccgctgCTTctttctcagcctgccccagcttcccacgcaaacagctgattcgcgggaagcctagggggcagagaagcagagcgagacggcgcgttcaggggaggaggcagaagccgagcggaggtgaggtggggctggggagctgctggtgggtgcacccaccaaattttccccttgggtgctccagggctggagcacccatggagtcggtgcctaaggcaccacttttggccggttaaatttagaagccctcgtggaacaaccggttctaaaagggcttctaaatttaacaaccagttctcacgaaccggtgcgaactggctctaGCTCACCACTGCTTTCTAGAGTCCAAGATCAGGAACATCTGAGAAATGGGTGGGTTGAGTGttccctcttctttttcctttagCATTTCTATGAGGGTTTTGGTCAAAGTATCTAAAGAAAAAGGGACCTTATTTTAACTAGAAGTACCTTTGGGGCCAGCTTCCAAAAAAAGTTGTTTGCAGGGGTTTTCCTTTGGTTATTTAAGATTTTAGTATGGTACTGACTGCATACCGGAGGGGAAAGTTTTAGATTATGCCATGGAAGGGTAAAGGATCTCAGaaagagattttgttttgttacttgTCTAATTATACTCTGAAGTGCAAGAAAGCAGTGAACCGTGTAAATACATGGAAAACCCCCGAGGGTTGTTTAGGATCAGAGAGAGGCTGTttattccctttctttttttgttttcagtgttggTTTTGGTTTATATGCCTCGTTCAGGAAGGAAGGGCCTTAGTTTCCTAGAAGTCCTTTTGAGGTGAAAGAACctaccccttcccttcccttttttcttttcttttctctgcaaGAGCGAAGACAAATATTCAAGGTCCTGGAAATCCCCAGTGATACCTTACGGTTCACTGAAGTGGAATATATAAATCAACGGTGCAGTCTCACCTGCAATTCTGTGTATGGTACtagtcactccatctcaaaaaggatattgcagaactagaggcaggggtcagagaagagcaatgagaatgatcaaagaTATGGAAAAACTTATGAGAGGAGTGATTGAAAAGACTAGGATTATTTACCTTACAAAGGAGACAAATTAGAGGGTATATGATAGAAGTATCAGTGTTATAGGGAAGGTAGATTGAGAGCTTCAATTCTCCTTGTTTTATAATCTAAGAACAAGACAGTAAGTGAAATTAAAAAGTACGAAATTCAaaactgttaaaaagaaattcttGTTCATGCATGATTTGTTTAAGCCATAGCACTCATTGCCAGTGGCAGAGATGGAGGCTAAAATCTTGACAAGATTCCAAAAGGGATTGGGAATTTATAtagtgtggcaaaataccttgttcaccTCAGTACGCTCAGTCCTCTTTAGGTTTGGggcaaatccttataggtggcacaaggtcctgctactcctctcctcagtcagtcccttgtgcttattttccttcctttctggggagtgagtgcagcctccctactgggaaggtctaGTGTCTTGCTACAAACAGCCTACTGacaacttccctgctcctctcgctctctctctctctcctaccacccaggggagggtttaaaaaggtcccaagtagttggagtcagctgaacctaactggttccctagcaaccccttttccagctgaaccttattgccctgtggttctctctcctccctggatAGGGAAGGGCCTTTTaaacccctgggactaattactaccccccttttgtagctgtttgtcctgggtttaccacaataGATATAAAGAATATCCAGAATAATTATTCATTACAATTTTGAATGGTTATTAAGCATTGTGTTTTTGGTTTTACATCAATCTCAAACTATTAGAAATCAGGATGAAACCTATGTGGGGTGCAGATCGTTCCACATATACCCACTGCAGGGTTCTTATGCCATTCTCTGAAGAATCCGGTATAGGCCAGTGACAGAATACTTGATTAGATGGActacaggtctgatccagtctggcagttcctatgttcatATGATCACACTTCTGTTTGCAGCAAATCATCAGAGTTAGATGACTCAGTGATAAAAGTGTCCAGGCCTGGGTGATGCTGCAGCTTCCAGCAGTGCTATCACAAGTGGAGCTGTACCAGTTGGAAATTACAGGCTCAAAAATCCAAGTGTAGGCAAGATGAAAGCGTCTATTAGGATTTTGGTTGCTGCCTATCACTTGTATCTAAGCACCAATATACTGATTTCTATAGTTTCAATGTATACTTCACCTTATGGGTTATTGCCATAGTTTTAACGTTTtggtggttattttttaaaataaattgtaccTTTGTACATGTCTGGAGCAGCATTTCTAAACCTTGACCATTATCAAAGAACATTTTttcctcaggaatataccatttGTCTGTGTACAGGGCAAAGTCTCATCCTCTATATGTTCAGGTAAATGAACTGTGAATTTCAGGAAGTTTCCATGGGCAAAACTCTGAGAGAAGTCTGTTCCTGCCAACTTGGTTATGACTCCTGCTCTCATGGTCCCATAGGGGGGCTCTGTGCATGTAACTGTTAGGAAGCTTGTTTGTTTGATGTTAGTGCCTTATATGCGGGCTGTGTATCTACCCCAAGCTTTTGGTGGATACATGAAAATGATCTATTATGGACAATTTTATTTATAAGCTTAGCTATGCATCTTCCCTTGTTAGCAAAATGGGCAAAGTAGCCGGGCACTCATTTTAAACCAATGTTACTTTTAATGTAGAGAAAACCTAGCTTTCCCGAAGCTAATTTTCTTACTTTTTCCCATGATTTTTGCTCTAATTCTCTTCCCACAGCTCTCTGGAGATGTATTTGTTAGACCATTATTAGTCTCACTTTTCCCCATTAAGGAAATTACAGTGCAAATGAAAATCTGGATGCTGCACCCATAGTCCTATTGTGTGATGGGAGAAGAGCAGGGAATCTTTTCCAAGAAAAGCTTTATAAAACTGAAATATCACATATTGGCTATACTAGATGCACATGCTGGACACAGACATATGGTCCATTGACATGCTTTGCCTGTTACACTTCGCTAGAGGGAGCTAATTCATTGCAAGACTGAAAGAGCAGGAGATGCCTGACAgaacggctgctgctgctcattgttTTGGTGGGAAAAGCCAACCAAGGCCACAGCAGCCCTTGAGATTGGTCTCTCAGTGAGGTGCAACTCCCCCACATACCGTGTCTCATCCCAGAGATTAAAGTAACTCTTGGTGAGGTGTGGGTTCAGGTTTTGGCCTCTCCCCTCCCTAGAAGGAGCCAGAAGCACCTATTGCAAAATGCTAAGGCCAATTTACATTGATGC is part of the Chelonia mydas isolate rCheMyd1 chromosome 9, rCheMyd1.pri.v2, whole genome shotgun sequence genome and harbors:
- the IGBP1 gene encoding immunoglobulin-binding protein 1 isoform X2, which produces MAAGTAETPPRLSELLESGWQLLDEVEASTEPSSGAPALQDKVRRGLDLLQQAARGVAQLDLFSQNEDLEEIASADLKYLLLPALLGALTLKQVNLSKRLEHVQIARAHFMDFLTLCKNYQIGKFHLPPTPESPNENESTESLSGAGPSGRQASLVAMASNRQAKIERYKQKKEVENRLASMKAFVESGQVEEEQIREFYLLQIQKWITTSLEEIESIDQEMVILRGRNALKQASALPQTSQRPRTAMKPFVLTRDAMQAKVLGAGYPSLATMTVNDWYEQRCKQDVFPNKGIPQTTADLDEEELQKEQQEKKVEEDDEETLRKARGWEDWKDTHPRGYGNRKNMG
- the IGBP1 gene encoding immunoglobulin-binding protein 1 isoform X1; the encoded protein is MAAGTAETPPRLSELLESGWQLLDEVEASTEPSSGAPALQDKVRRGLDLLQQAARGVAQLDLFSQNEDLEEIASADLKYLLLPALLGALTLKQVNLSKRLEHVQIARAHFMDFLTLCKNYQIGKFHLPPTPESPNENESTESLSGAGPSGRQASLVAMASNRQAKIERYKQKKEVENRLASMKAFVESGQVEEEQIREFYLLQIQKWITTSLEEIESIDQEMVILRGRNALKQASALPQTSQRPRTAMKPFVLTRDAMQAKVLGAGYPSLATMTVNDWYEQRCKQDVFPNKGIPQTTAADLDEEELQKEQQEKKVEEDDEETLRKARGWEDWKDTHPRGYGNRKNMG